One window of the Tachypleus tridentatus isolate NWPU-2018 chromosome 10, ASM421037v1, whole genome shotgun sequence genome contains the following:
- the LOC143231062 gene encoding sarcalumenin-like isoform X1, whose amino-acid sequence MATAHVTYWHPESPTTKMATISQRIRFYIRLTVLIIVLMKVLTHETRGEKELTTAADIQCEDESSILATSTLEEDEAYQQIQHYGQKNRDHIHKVLQLDEKPKNTQEILVSDILGKLNELYETDIKPLGKAYHFHDLKQRKVDNGEIFASPRVLIMGPWSTGKSSLINYLLGIENDTYALATGAQPTTSEFTVMMNGKEYKTVEGAVIAMNKSYRALEKFGQSFLERLMGIQIPHPLLEKMNIIDTPGIIENRKQQERGYPFNNVCQWFIDRADIILVVFDPTKLDVGTELEVLFKLLKGHEGKVRIILNKADSLTPQELMRVYGALFWSLSPLINVTEPPRVYVGSFWSKKYNLISEPNGKLFMEEELTLLKDLHEIVANRIENKIALIRQNAIQVRNHALLVAQYLHVFQDKKSIFKNNKEIEEHLIENPEEYRIFDTVLAYPDISKYDLPLPEQYHEFFKIHPIESFLPLAKHCPFYGPCPLERVEHAIHEKIPSLLEELYNQRIHNCKTMGHCGMNWDHATNKYRRNGNP is encoded by the exons GAGAAAAAGAATTGACCACAGCAGCTGACATCCAATGTGAAGACGAATCCAGTATACTGGCAACCAGCACACTTGAAGAAGATGAGGCATACCAACAAATTCAACACTATGGCCAGAAAAACAGGGACCATATCCACAAAGTACTGCAACTAGATGAAAAGCCAAAAAACACACAAGAGATACTGGTGTCGGACATCCTTGGAAAGCTGAATGAACTGTATGAGACTGATATTAAACCACTAGGGAAAGCTTATCATTTCCATGATCTGAAGCAACGCAAAGTTGACA atgGTGAGATTTTTGCATCCCCACGGGTATTGATCATGGGCCCTTGGAGTACTGGAAAGTcttctttaataaattatttacttggAATAGAAAATGATACATATGCCCTAGCAACTG GAGCCCAGCCAACAACTTCAGAGTTCACTGTCATGATGAATGGTAAAGAATACAAAACAGTAGAAGGAGCTGTTATAGCAATGAACAAGAGCTACAGAGCACTTGAGAAGTTTGGTCAGTCATTTCTGGAAAGGTTAATGGGGATTCAGATACCTCACCCCCTTCTTGAAAAG ATGAATATTATAGATACTCCAGGTATTATCGAGAATCGTAAGCAACAGGAAAGAGGCTACCCTTTCAACAATGTGTGCCAGTGGTTTATAGATCGAGCCGATATCATCCTTGTTGTATTTGACCCTACAAAGCTGGATGTTGGTACTGAATTAGAAGTTCTCTTCAAACTACTCAAAGGCCATGAAGGAAAG gTAAGAATTATCTTGAATAAAGCTGATTCTCTAACTCCCCAAGAATTAATGAGAGTGTATGGTGCCCTCTTCTGGAGCCTTTCACCATTAATTAATGTCACTGAACCACCTAGAGTTTACGTAGGATCCTTCTGGTCCAAGAAGTATAACTTAATCTCCGAACCTAATGGTAAATTGTTCATGGAAGAGGAGTTAACCCTTCTAAAGGACCTTCACGAGATTGTTGCTAATAGGATCGAGAATAAGATTGCTCTCATTCGTCAAAATGCCATTCAGGTGAGGAATCATGCTCTTCTAGTTGCCCAGTACCTTCACGTGTTTCAGGACAAAAAgtcaatttttaaaaacaataaagaaattgaAGAGCACTTAATTGAGAATCCTGAAGAGTATCGTATTTTTGATACAGTATTGGCTTATCCTGATATCAGCAAATATGACCTACCCCTGCCAGAACAATATCACGAGTTTTTTAAGATTCATCCAATTGAATCATTCTTGCCATTAGCCAAGCATTGTCCTTTTTATGGTCCGTGTCCTTTGGAAAGAGTGGAACATGCAATTCACGAAAAAATCCCATCACTTCTAGAAGAACTTTATAATCAACGAATCCATAACTGTAAAACAATGGGGCACTGTGGAATGAACTGGGATCATGCCACGAATAAATACAGAAGAAATGGAAACCCTTGA